The sequence AGCGTAAATGGTGTATCCTCTAAATCAGCTGGCTTCACTGGTTCTCTGTCAGGAACATTTCTGTCAACGAACTGTTCAACAGGTAGGTTTTCCTGCAACAAAAAACAAGTTAAAACTCATAAATGGATACGGATGCAAGGAAATTATGACACTGACAAAAATATACAGAAGATAAACACTAGACTTAGAGCAGGCCTATGTTTTTTAAAAGAAAAGCACCACACTGATTTTATTTTCACCTGTTAGTATGGTACATATCGTTGTGCATGAAAAGACTACCTTCAGCTTTGAAAATACCAACATGCATACTAATTCTCCCATATCAACATGCCTATGATTCACTGTTGTTTGTCAAAAGCAGGTAATATCCTTGCAAAAATGTGTTACACATTTCCTCTTCCATTTATACACACGATCACATGCTATCCTAAAACCATTTTCCGATGTTctgttgaaattttacccccgtATATACAGCAATCAGATTATTTGTACTCATTCTGTGTCTCATAAACTTTGGGCACCATCTGCCCAACACATCCAGTCTAAACACACCAAACGATGGGGAACGGCAACAATAGTATTTGATTCAACAAATGTTACTATTTTACCCAAGCCATTTCCATGTCTTACACATCGATCAATGAGTTTATAGCTCCTCCATTCCGTTAGAACTCACCAAAACATAGAGAAGCAGCAACAGGATAGTGTATCACTGACCAGCGGGTGAACATGTCGGGTGCCGTCTTCGCTGCGCTCCAGCCAGACATGCTCGAATGGCTTGTAGTTATCCACTCTGATTTTGTACACGTCCTGCGGCCGGGGAATGCTTGGATCGTGGAAAGGCACCTTGGCCCCCGGCACCGGCGCGGCTCCCTTCTCCCTGGTCAACGCCCGCACTGGCCCGGCGCCAAAGCCAGAGCCAGCAGTCCCGCAGTCCTGGCCGCTGGCCgccctcttcttcttcttgccatggATCACGAGCTGGAACCCATCCCCGGCCTCCTCGGCGCCGCCAGCCTCGTGGCCCGACGCCGCATCCTCCCTGCCCCTCACTTTCTCGGGCTCATCCATGGCGGAACAGCAGCGGCGCGCGAGCGGGGCGTCGTCGAGGTCCGCGAGCGGGCCGCGCGCATCCGTGGCGACCGtgggcgagcgcgcggcggcctccgGTGCTTGGAGGTTGGTGGGTGGGTGGGGAGctagggttttggtgtttgggcgCGGGCGCCCCGCGGCCTCGCCGGGGGGTGTGGAATTGAGGTGGGGGGCGGACCGGGGGCGGGGAGGAGGGTGGGTAGGAACGGCTGGCGGTTTCAACTGTCGCTTATATTGACGGCGGTGGAGGTTTGATGTGATGGTGTCCGGCTGTCCGCGGCTCCGCTGCTCAGGTGGTACTCGTGATGAAACTATGAAAGTTGAGTGGCCGTGTTCATCGGCTGCTCGTCCCGTCGTGCGTCGGCGGGCAAAAGCCTCTGGATCGGCGTCGGGAGGCAGCTGCTTGTTTTACTTCGTCACCCTCTTCTGCGATGGCTTGGGGTTAGGGTTTGAGGTGGGTAGGTAGTTCAGTAGATTTTGGCGCACTGACAAAGAGGTCTGCGGCTAGGCGTGCAGAGGCCGCCGGCGGGATTGGGGACTTTTGCGAAGGCGACTGGGGCCATGGCAGGTGGCCAGCGGCGGCGTGGGTAGGTGGTTCAGGCCGCTTGTGTCTCCCTGTGTGATAGGGTTTTGGTAGATCGAAATCTAAAAGGACAATATTTGGTTTAATTTATTGTACTTCAAATCATTCAAATTGAGTGTTTTTCTGAATTTAAATATTAAATGTTACTAGCAAGACATATTAATGGTTGTCACATACTAGTTAATCAATACATTCGGCTAGTAACACATATTAAATGTTTCCGTATCCTATTTAACACAACGGATGGTACACATAAAGTGTTGCCATAACTCTAATAATTTAACGGATGATGCTTGCAACGCATATTAAGCGTTGCCCGCTAATTTCTTACAACGCATAAAATCATGTGTTGCTGCGGATGCGTTGCTATAGGGGGGTTTATGTTGTGgtgggagcggtggcgagagtagcgtgtaccctccgtggcaagaggctggacggtggtgtatctgtgctctcggtttgcgtgaacctgatccggtcttaagaaccccggtggcgggttgacatatgcaagggttaagtgctacatatgtcgtgtgatcggagatcctcagctgagtataatcgattcggatcgccgtacctccgcggttatggagacctggccactgacttacatgtagcattccactaaagacgatgggctcttgttaagaaattggctagtgcaggacaagtgattgaactagggtagaaagaactctagtggcaggtaattttacttaacttgacaaataaaattggattttaaggatccactttagtaagcatttctgcaaaacagagtctttgattattgaaaagccttaccttgacacccttaagccagcatacccttgagagtcttttctttagtcgggtaagacttgctgagtattccatactcagggtttatcccttcgttgtttttaggtgaggaagtagcagacttttgctgcttctgtgccaaggtggttccaaaagaagaaaatcaagactgaagtgcgggaggactcggtcctccacctaggatcttttgcttctgtcttctcgggaggagtttttgcctccctggtttgtataatattactctatgcactcacttttagtctggtctataataaaaataactcaagcttgctttcaaaataaaatgtaagtttatgtaattcgcttccgcatttcttcatctccgatgttctgtaatgtctacaagatgggtgagacgttcctggtaaggtgaggaaagataccgaacttgtcaagtagttcaggggcacctacagggttgtctgatgtctgtgagacaaggacaactgtaggtgggccaaattacttgggaggttccgtcacaaccagccctactcacacgaagccgagccccttcctccgcgctaaccctacgctttgcaaccgcccttcgtcgtcggcgcccggtgctaggacctggcatgtctggcgcgtccgcggcatGTGGCGTAGCCTCCgctgcagccacgtccaaggccgcaaaataatccaagtcctccaccgacgactcctcagtccactcaaccgagctcccagagtcagtaaaatcaaaaaactcagatgcagattcaCCATatccattaccaccttccgcggtcgaagccgccaaaaattcagtagtagcggttgcgtgcgcaggcccaaaattttgaacctgcgcagcaaccaaaattcagca is a genomic window of Zea mays cultivar B73 chromosome 5, Zm-B73-REFERENCE-NAM-5.0, whole genome shotgun sequence containing:
- the LOC118471957 gene encoding protein RRP6-like 2; the encoded protein is MDEPEKVRGREDAASGHEAGGAEEAGDGFQLVIHGKKKKRAASGQDCGTAGSGFGAGPVRALTREKGAAPVPGAKVPFHDPSIPRPQDVYKIRVDNYKPFEHVWLERSEDGTRHVHPLENLPVEQFVDRNVPDREPVKPADLEDTPFTLVQDHKGLTELAKKLKSVTEFAVDLEHNQYRSFQGFTCLMQISTRTEDFIVDTLKLRLYIGLYLQEPFKDPTKRKVMHGADRDIMWLQRDFHIYVCNLFDTGQVCVN